One Qipengyuania gaetbuli DNA segment encodes these proteins:
- the radA gene encoding DNA repair protein RadA, with product MAKPKKRYVCQACGGVSHRWQGQCADCAEWNTLVEDAPATVFSLKHDLSSGGRAVEFVDLDKPGEMPVRQKTGLAEFDRALGGGLVPGSAILMGGDPGIGKSTLLLQAAAKVAREGHGVVYVSGEEAAGQVRMRASRLGLSDAPVKLAAATGVRDILTTLGTMAPPKFLVIDSIQTMHSDTIEGAPGTVSQVRGCAFELIRYAKENGVALVLVGHVTKDGSIAGPRVLEHMVDVVMSFEGERSHQYRILRALKNRFGAVDEIGVFSMASEGLEEVENPSMLFLSERDRPMAGSAVFPAMEGTRPVLVEIQALIVRLQSGATPRRAVVGWDNGRLAMLLAVLESRCGLNFSSAEVYLNVAGGYRLSDPAADLAVAAALVSALADKPLPDRSVWLGEVSLAGEVRPVAHGNVRLREAAKLGFGRGFGPSDAKTGSAELDYSGLGQLSNLVDRIIGTQ from the coding sequence ATGGCTAAACCCAAGAAACGCTATGTCTGTCAGGCCTGTGGCGGTGTTTCGCACCGCTGGCAGGGCCAGTGCGCCGATTGCGCGGAATGGAACACGCTGGTCGAAGATGCGCCCGCGACGGTCTTCTCGCTGAAGCACGATCTGTCGAGCGGCGGTCGCGCGGTGGAATTCGTCGACCTCGACAAACCGGGCGAAATGCCCGTTCGCCAGAAGACCGGCCTTGCCGAATTCGACCGGGCCCTTGGCGGCGGCCTCGTGCCGGGCAGCGCGATCCTGATGGGCGGCGATCCCGGCATCGGCAAATCGACACTGCTTTTGCAGGCCGCGGCAAAGGTCGCGCGGGAAGGGCACGGCGTCGTCTATGTGAGCGGCGAAGAAGCGGCCGGACAGGTACGGATGCGCGCATCGCGGCTCGGCCTGTCCGATGCACCCGTGAAACTGGCCGCGGCGACCGGCGTGCGCGACATCCTGACTACGCTTGGCACGATGGCCCCGCCCAAGTTCCTCGTGATCGATTCCATCCAGACGATGCATTCCGACACGATCGAGGGTGCGCCCGGAACGGTCAGCCAGGTGCGGGGGTGCGCGTTCGAACTGATCCGCTACGCCAAGGAGAACGGCGTGGCGCTGGTGCTCGTCGGGCACGTGACCAAGGATGGCAGTATCGCCGGCCCGCGCGTGCTCGAACACATGGTCGACGTGGTGATGAGCTTCGAAGGCGAACGCTCGCACCAGTACCGCATCCTGCGTGCGCTCAAGAACCGCTTCGGCGCAGTCGACGAAATCGGCGTCTTCTCCATGGCGAGCGAGGGGCTGGAAGAGGTCGAGAATCCCTCGATGCTGTTCCTGTCGGAACGCGACCGGCCCATGGCGGGCAGCGCGGTGTTTCCGGCGATGGAGGGAACACGGCCGGTCCTGGTAGAAATCCAGGCCCTTATCGTGCGCCTGCAATCGGGCGCTACGCCGCGCCGCGCGGTAGTCGGATGGGACAATGGCCGCCTTGCCATGCTGCTGGCCGTGCTGGAATCGCGCTGCGGGCTAAATTTCAGCTCGGCGGAAGTCTATCTCAATGTCGCGGGCGGGTATCGCCTGTCGGACCCTGCCGCCGACCTTGCCGTTGCCGCCGCCCTCGTCAGCGCGCTGGCAGACAAGCCGCTACCCGATCGCAGCGTCTGGCTGGGCGAGGTAAGTCTTGCGGGCGAAGTGCGGCCCGTCGCGCATGGCAATGTCCGCTTGCGCGAAGCTGCCAAGCTCGGCTTCGGGCGCGGTTTCGGTCCGTCCGATGCAAAGACCGGCTCGGCAGAACTCGATTACTCGGGCTTGGGACAACTCTCCAACCTCGTTGACCGGATTATAGGGACGCAATAA
- the dnaK gene encoding molecular chaperone DnaK, translated as MAKVIGIDLGTTNSCVAVMDGGKPKVIENSEGARTTPSIVAFTKDGERLIGQPAKRQAVTNPDNTVFAVKRLIGRRFDDPVTKKDTELVPYDIVKGKNGDAWVKAGGEDYSPSQISAFILQKMKETAESYLGETVTQAVITVPAYFNDAQRQATKDAGQIAGLEVLRIINEPTAAALAYGLEKDDGKTIAVYDLGGGTFDVSILEIGDGVFEVKSTNGDTFLGGEDFDSAIVEWLADQFKKKENMDLKSDKLALQRLKEAAEKAKIELSSAQTTEVNLPFITARMEGGSSTPLHLVETISRSDLEKMVGDLIQRTLEPCKKALADAGVTKDEIDEVIMVGGMTRMPKVREVVEGFFGSKPHTGVNPDEVVAMGAAIQAGVLQGDVKDVLLLDVTPLSLGIETLGGVFTRMIDRNTTIPTKKTQTYSTAEDNQQAVTIRVFQGEREMAADNKLLGQFDLVGIPPAPRGVPQVEVTFDIDANGIVNVSAKDKGTGKEQQIRIQASGGLTDADIEQMVQDAEKFADEDKKRREGAEARNQADSLVHATEKQLEEHGDKIDASLKSEVEEKVAALKTALEGDDAADINAKAQELSQSAMKMGQSIYEQEQAKASSEAPAGDSGDAGSDEDVVDAEFSEVDEDAKN; from the coding sequence ATGGCTAAAGTAATCGGTATCGACCTCGGCACCACCAACAGCTGCGTTGCCGTGATGGACGGCGGAAAGCCCAAGGTCATCGAGAATTCCGAAGGCGCGCGCACGACGCCCTCGATCGTCGCCTTCACCAAGGATGGCGAGCGCCTGATCGGCCAGCCTGCCAAGCGCCAGGCGGTCACCAATCCCGACAACACGGTTTTCGCGGTCAAGCGCCTGATCGGCCGCCGCTTCGACGACCCGGTGACCAAGAAGGACACCGAGCTGGTCCCCTATGACATCGTCAAGGGCAAGAACGGCGACGCATGGGTCAAGGCCGGCGGCGAAGACTACAGCCCCTCGCAGATCTCGGCCTTCATCCTGCAGAAGATGAAGGAAACCGCCGAAAGCTATCTCGGCGAAACCGTGACGCAGGCCGTCATTACCGTTCCGGCATACTTCAACGACGCGCAGCGCCAGGCGACCAAGGACGCCGGCCAGATCGCCGGTCTCGAAGTGCTGCGCATCATCAACGAGCCGACCGCGGCCGCGCTGGCCTATGGCCTCGAGAAGGACGATGGCAAGACGATTGCCGTCTACGACCTCGGCGGCGGCACCTTCGACGTCTCGATCCTCGAGATCGGTGACGGCGTCTTCGAAGTGAAGTCGACCAATGGCGACACATTTCTGGGCGGCGAAGACTTCGACAGCGCGATCGTCGAATGGCTGGCCGACCAGTTCAAGAAGAAGGAAAACATGGACCTGAAGAGCGACAAGCTCGCTCTGCAGCGCCTGAAGGAAGCGGCGGAAAAGGCCAAGATCGAGCTGAGCTCGGCCCAGACCACCGAAGTCAACCTGCCCTTCATCACCGCCCGCATGGAAGGTGGCTCGTCCACCCCGCTGCACCTGGTCGAAACGATCAGCCGTTCGGACCTCGAAAAGATGGTCGGCGACCTCATCCAGCGCACGCTCGAACCGTGCAAGAAGGCACTGGCCGATGCCGGCGTCACGAAGGACGAGATCGACGAAGTCATCATGGTCGGCGGGATGACCCGCATGCCCAAGGTGCGCGAAGTGGTCGAAGGCTTCTTCGGTTCCAAGCCGCACACCGGCGTGAACCCCGATGAAGTGGTGGCCATGGGTGCCGCCATCCAGGCCGGCGTCCTTCAGGGCGACGTCAAGGATGTGCTGCTGCTCGACGTGACCCCGCTGTCACTCGGCATCGAGACGCTGGGCGGCGTGTTCACCCGCATGATCGACCGCAACACCACGATCCCGACCAAGAAGACGCAGACTTACTCGACCGCTGAAGACAACCAGCAGGCCGTGACGATCCGCGTGTTTCAGGGCGAACGTGAAATGGCCGCGGACAACAAGCTGCTCGGCCAGTTCGACCTGGTCGGCATCCCGCCCGCGCCGCGCGGCGTTCCGCAGGTCGAGGTCACTTTCGACATCGACGCCAACGGCATCGTCAACGTGTCGGCCAAGGACAAGGGTACCGGCAAGGAACAGCAGATCCGCATCCAGGCCTCCGGTGGTCTCACCGACGCCGATATCGAGCAGATGGTGCAGGACGCAGAGAAGTTCGCCGACGAGGACAAGAAGCGCCGCGAAGGTGCCGAAGCCCGCAACCAGGCCGACAGCCTCGTCCACGCAACCGAAAAGCAGCTCGAAGAGCACGGCGACAAGATCGACGCTTCGCTGAAGAGCGAAGTCGAAGAAAAGGTCGCAGCGCTCAAGACCGCGCTCGAAGGCGATGATGCAGCAGACATCAATGCCAAGGCGCAGGAGCTTTCGCAGTCGGCCATGAAGATGGGCCAGTCCATCTACGAGCAGGAGCAGGCCAAAGCTTCCTCCGAAGCTCCGGCCGGCGACAGCGGCGATGCAGGCAGCGACGAAGACGTCGTCGATGCCGAATTCTCCGAAGTCGACGAAGACGCGAAGAACTGA
- a CDS encoding MBL fold metallo-hydrolase, whose protein sequence is MNSKAIILAGAAVLLASPVHAQRDFSQVEIKAQQLAPGIAVLFGAGGNIGVSHGEDGTILIDDQFAPLSEKIEAAVTALGASPPAFVINTHWHFDHTGGNENFGEKGALIFAHHNVRARMIEGSSGRFEVPPAPAAALPVVTYEQGVRMHRNGDTIDVMFVGGGHTDGDSVVFWKEDNIVHMGDLYFNSPGYPFIDLESGGNVLHAITSLDTVIRAIDDKTQVIPGHGPMSDKAGLVAYRAMIGEAVALVRTLKDGGASVEEAVAAKPLAGFNRGEGFIGPDAFVSAIYQSLEAE, encoded by the coding sequence ATGAACAGCAAAGCCATCATTCTGGCAGGGGCAGCCGTGCTCCTTGCCTCGCCCGTTCATGCCCAGCGCGATTTCAGCCAAGTGGAAATCAAGGCGCAGCAGCTCGCGCCCGGCATCGCAGTGCTGTTCGGCGCAGGCGGCAATATCGGGGTCAGCCATGGCGAGGACGGCACCATCCTGATCGACGACCAGTTCGCCCCGCTCAGCGAGAAGATCGAGGCGGCAGTTACGGCGCTCGGTGCATCGCCCCCGGCCTTCGTCATCAACACGCACTGGCATTTCGACCATACCGGCGGGAACGAGAATTTCGGCGAGAAGGGCGCGCTCATCTTCGCGCATCACAACGTGCGCGCGCGCATGATTGAGGGAAGCTCCGGGCGCTTCGAGGTCCCGCCCGCACCCGCTGCGGCGCTACCCGTGGTGACCTATGAACAGGGCGTACGCATGCATCGCAACGGCGACACGATCGACGTAATGTTCGTCGGCGGCGGGCACACCGATGGCGACAGCGTGGTGTTCTGGAAGGAAGACAACATCGTCCACATGGGCGATCTCTATTTCAACAGCCCGGGCTATCCCTTCATCGACCTGGAATCGGGCGGCAACGTGCTCCATGCCATAACCTCGCTCGACACGGTCATCAGGGCGATCGACGACAAGACGCAGGTCATTCCGGGCCACGGCCCGATGAGCGACAAGGCGGGCCTCGTCGCCTACCGCGCGATGATCGGCGAAGCAGTCGCGCTGGTTCGCACGCTGAAGGATGGCGGTGCCAGCGTGGAAGAAGCGGTCGCTGCCAAGCCTCTGGCCGGGTTCAACCGGGGCGAGGGGTTCATCGGCCCCGATGCCTTCGTCAGCGCGATCTACCAGAGCCTCGAGGCGGAATAG
- the dnaJ gene encoding molecular chaperone DnaJ, whose product MSATDIDYYEQLGVSRDADGATIKSAYRKLAMKYHPDRNQGCKENEAKFKAVSEAYDCLKDPQKRAAYDRFGHAAFTQGMNGGGGGHPGADFGDIGDIFETIFGSAFGGGGRAQARRGADLRYDMEVTLEEAFHGKSSEIEIEVSQTCDTCQGSGATPGTQKRTCNLCAGQGKVRAKQGFFVVERPCPNCHGAGEIITSPCRDCRGEGQVDRPQKLQIDIPPGVDTGTRIRLSGKGEAGPRGAAPGDLYIFVHVKQHPIFVREGTTLATRVPISFTKAALGGSIEIPGLDGEELTLEIPAGIQSGKQLRQRGAGMPVLQGRGRGDMVVEIAVETPTKLTKEQRALLEQFRELETGDECPESRSFFDKLKDAFGG is encoded by the coding sequence ATGTCAGCGACCGATATCGACTATTACGAGCAGCTCGGGGTGAGCCGCGATGCCGACGGGGCGACGATCAAGTCCGCCTATCGCAAGCTCGCGATGAAATACCATCCCGACCGTAACCAGGGCTGCAAGGAGAACGAGGCCAAGTTCAAGGCCGTCTCCGAAGCTTACGACTGCCTCAAGGACCCGCAGAAGCGAGCGGCCTACGACCGCTTCGGCCATGCCGCCTTCACGCAAGGCATGAACGGCGGTGGCGGCGGCCATCCGGGTGCCGATTTCGGCGACATCGGCGATATCTTCGAGACCATTTTCGGCAGCGCATTCGGTGGCGGTGGCCGTGCCCAGGCACGCCGCGGCGCAGACCTGCGCTACGACATGGAAGTCACGCTGGAAGAGGCCTTCCACGGCAAGTCTTCCGAAATCGAGATCGAGGTCAGCCAGACCTGCGACACCTGCCAGGGTTCGGGCGCTACGCCGGGCACGCAGAAGCGCACCTGCAATCTGTGCGCCGGCCAGGGCAAGGTCCGCGCAAAGCAGGGCTTCTTCGTCGTCGAACGGCCCTGTCCCAACTGTCACGGTGCGGGCGAGATTATCACCAGCCCCTGCCGCGATTGCCGCGGGGAAGGGCAGGTCGACCGTCCGCAGAAGCTGCAGATCGACATTCCGCCCGGCGTCGATACCGGTACCCGCATCCGCCTGTCGGGCAAGGGCGAGGCCGGTCCGCGCGGTGCGGCCCCCGGCGACCTCTACATCTTCGTCCATGTAAAGCAGCACCCGATCTTCGTGCGCGAAGGGACCACGCTGGCGACCCGCGTGCCGATCAGCTTCACCAAGGCGGCCCTCGGCGGTTCGATCGAGATACCCGGCCTCGACGGTGAAGAACTCACGCTGGAAATCCCGGCGGGCATCCAGTCGGGCAAGCAGCTGCGCCAGCGCGGTGCAGGCATGCCGGTCCTCCAGGGACGCGGGCGCGGCGACATGGTCGTGGAAATCGCGGTCGAAACTCCGACGAAGCTGACCAAGGAACAGCGCGCGCTGCTCGAACAGTTCCGCGAACTGGAAACCGGCGACGAATGCCCGGAAAGTCGCAGCTTCTTCGACAAGCTGAAGGACGCTTTCGGCGGTTGA
- a CDS encoding vgr related protein, whose product MGGQRALTPGEVALARSVFGDAIDYARVTVRRRKWFPFQPRRVTMAPRGHLHFHPRSENYCDDFSHANVLRQGLFIHEMVHVWQVQTLGQWYLVTRRMPWARYDYSLKPGWKLERYGIEQQAEIVKHAFWLRNGIKVAGVADAAPYEMLVRFAGADA is encoded by the coding sequence ATCGGCGGGCAGCGGGCGCTGACCCCGGGCGAAGTCGCGCTTGCCCGCAGCGTGTTCGGGGATGCCATAGACTATGCCCGCGTGACCGTGCGCCGGCGCAAGTGGTTCCCCTTCCAGCCACGCCGCGTCACCATGGCGCCGCGCGGGCATCTGCATTTCCATCCACGCTCGGAAAACTACTGCGACGATTTCTCGCACGCCAATGTGCTGCGCCAGGGCCTTTTCATCCACGAGATGGTGCATGTCTGGCAGGTCCAGACCCTCGGCCAGTGGTATCTCGTGACAAGGCGGATGCCCTGGGCGCGCTATGACTACAGCCTCAAGCCGGGATGGAAGCTGGAACGCTATGGCATCGAACAACAGGCCGAAATCGTGAAGCACGCCTTCTGGCTGCGGAATGGCATCAAGGTCGCCGGTGTCGCCGATGCGGCCCCTTACGAAATGCTCGTTAGATTTGCCGGGGCGGACGCATGA
- a CDS encoding patatin-like protein codes for MRQKELRIALVCYGGVSLAVYMHGVTRELWHLARASRDYHSGVAPRRGVDGVYTELLAAIEDKHALRLRVVPDIMSGASAGGINAVFLAQAIHSGQSLEPLTDLWLEVADVDILTDPDAKLRWRGGKIWAQPVASFILSRPGTELAEQVAPETRAEVRRKVSHLIRGRWFEPPFSGLGFSKLLERAFTAMAAAPHEAPLLPPGHPLDLFVTTTDFHGYRELLRLNSPAVVEDTEHRLPIALRAKTPLEGGHDLANPLELVFAARATASFPGAFPPLRVKEIDLLAAETGRHWPGKAEFLDRIMPVHVMRGETQNVSLIDGSVLVNKPFAGAMTALRGRPAQREVDRRFVYVDPRPEGLNPRDERLARDVGFFSAIFGSLSTIPREQPIRDNLEQLQEQSREAERLGRIVAALRPEVDATVERLFGRTLFLDRPTPKRLKAWRQKAQQAAAQQAGYAFHSYAQAKFSGIVTRLARLAYEVAPSLHLPDPLAVEEVLREELGRRGLVKLSEGTSGATPEAIGFFREHDIGFRIRRLRLLARRLARDWEADPDIPDDALEKGRDAIYAILALYFEKEGVASLGDDFGDVAQHVLADPGRLLDTLDAKRHLIETDDEAEVMLADALELMPANLKRRMLFAYLGFPFYDVATLPLLRNEGLTEFDPVKVDRISPDDARSIRDGGTSATLRGIEFYNFGAFFSRSYRENDYLWGRLHGAERMIDLVCSTMEHEHDEPLLRAFKRKAFLAILDEEYASGRCARSLLDEVRAEVLERVV; via the coding sequence ATGCGGCAGAAGGAACTGAGGATCGCGCTCGTCTGCTACGGCGGGGTCAGCCTGGCGGTCTATATGCACGGCGTCACGCGGGAGCTGTGGCACCTCGCCCGTGCGAGCCGCGATTACCATTCCGGCGTAGCGCCGCGCAGAGGAGTGGACGGGGTCTACACCGAACTGCTGGCCGCCATCGAAGACAAGCACGCCCTGCGGCTGCGCGTCGTGCCCGACATCATGAGCGGGGCCAGTGCGGGCGGCATCAACGCGGTGTTCCTCGCGCAGGCTATCCATTCGGGGCAGAGCCTGGAGCCGCTGACCGACCTGTGGCTGGAAGTCGCCGATGTCGACATCCTCACCGATCCCGATGCCAAGCTGCGCTGGCGCGGCGGCAAGATCTGGGCGCAGCCGGTCGCCAGCTTCATCCTTAGCCGTCCGGGTACCGAACTGGCCGAGCAGGTCGCGCCGGAAACCCGCGCAGAGGTGCGGCGCAAGGTATCGCACCTAATCCGTGGCCGCTGGTTCGAGCCGCCCTTTTCGGGGCTCGGCTTTTCCAAGCTGTTGGAGCGTGCATTCACCGCCATGGCGGCCGCGCCGCACGAGGCACCGCTCCTGCCGCCGGGCCACCCGCTCGACCTCTTCGTTACGACGACGGACTTCCACGGCTATCGCGAACTGCTGCGGCTCAACAGCCCCGCGGTGGTGGAGGATACGGAGCACCGCCTGCCCATTGCGCTGAGGGCCAAGACCCCGCTCGAAGGCGGGCACGATCTGGCCAACCCGCTGGAACTGGTCTTTGCCGCCCGCGCGACGGCGAGTTTCCCCGGCGCCTTCCCTCCGCTGAGGGTCAAGGAAATCGACCTGCTAGCCGCCGAAACCGGCAGGCACTGGCCGGGCAAGGCGGAATTCCTCGACCGGATCATGCCGGTCCATGTGATGCGCGGGGAGACGCAGAATGTCTCGCTGATTGACGGGTCGGTGCTCGTCAACAAGCCTTTCGCCGGGGCGATGACGGCGCTGCGTGGCCGTCCTGCCCAGCGCGAGGTCGATCGCCGCTTCGTCTATGTCGATCCGCGTCCCGAGGGCTTGAACCCTCGTGATGAAAGGCTGGCGCGCGATGTCGGTTTCTTCTCCGCCATCTTCGGCTCGCTATCCACGATCCCGCGCGAACAGCCGATCCGCGACAACCTCGAACAGCTGCAGGAACAGAGCCGGGAGGCGGAACGGCTCGGTCGTATTGTCGCAGCGCTCCGGCCCGAGGTCGACGCCACGGTCGAGCGCCTGTTCGGACGGACCCTGTTCCTCGACCGTCCGACGCCAAAGCGGCTCAAGGCATGGCGGCAGAAGGCCCAGCAGGCAGCCGCGCAGCAGGCGGGGTATGCCTTCCACTCCTATGCGCAGGCCAAGTTCAGCGGGATCGTGACGCGGCTTGCGCGGCTCGCTTATGAGGTGGCGCCTTCGCTCCACCTGCCCGATCCCCTTGCAGTCGAGGAAGTGCTGCGGGAAGAACTGGGCCGCCGCGGCCTGGTGAAATTGTCGGAAGGCACTTCCGGTGCAACGCCCGAGGCAATCGGCTTCTTCCGCGAGCACGACATCGGTTTCCGCATCCGCCGCCTGCGTTTGCTGGCTCGCCGGCTCGCCCGCGACTGGGAGGCCGATCCCGACATCCCGGACGATGCGCTGGAGAAAGGTCGCGACGCGATCTACGCGATCCTCGCGCTCTATTTCGAGAAGGAAGGTGTTGCCTCGCTCGGCGACGATTTCGGGGACGTGGCGCAGCATGTCCTCGCCGATCCGGGGCGGCTGCTCGACACGCTGGATGCCAAGCGCCACCTGATCGAAACAGACGATGAGGCGGAAGTCATGCTGGCCGATGCACTCGAACTGATGCCGGCAAACCTCAAGCGGCGCATGCTGTTCGCCTATCTCGGCTTCCCGTTTTACGACGTTGCCACCTTGCCGCTGCTGCGCAACGAAGGGCTGACCGAATTCGATCCGGTCAAGGTGGACCGCATCAGCCCAGACGATGCGCGCAGCATACGCGACGGTGGCACCTCGGCCACCCTGCGCGGCATCGAGTTCTACAATTTCGGCGCGTTCTTCAGCCGCTCCTATCGCGAAAACGATTACCTGTGGGGCCGCCTCCATGGAGCGGAACGGATGATCGATCTTGTATGCTCCACCATGGAGCACGAGCATGACGAACCGCTGCTGCGCGCCTTCAAGCGCAAGGCGTTTCTCGCCATCCTCGACGAGGAATATGCCTCCGGACGATGTGCGCGCAGCCTGCTCGACGAAGTTCGCGCCGAGGTGCTGGAACGGGTCGTCTGA
- a CDS encoding iron-sulfur cluster assembly scaffold protein: MSAAAGGALYSPALLSLAVELARYPYNPDAPLQGESRSRSCGSTLSLSADPAFTAPGLKVTACAVGQAACAIFARHCGDAGRDRLMAMPSDIEDWLSGNGPLPEWPDLEMLVPAKEYPGRHGAILLPWRAAVDALGKAGDAR; this comes from the coding sequence GTGAGCGCCGCAGCGGGCGGGGCACTCTATTCACCCGCTCTTCTGTCTCTCGCGGTCGAGCTGGCGCGATACCCCTACAATCCCGATGCGCCGCTGCAGGGTGAGAGCCGCTCGCGCAGCTGCGGCAGCACGCTTTCGCTTTCCGCCGACCCCGCATTCACCGCTCCCGGCCTGAAGGTAACGGCCTGTGCCGTGGGGCAGGCAGCCTGTGCGATATTCGCACGGCATTGCGGCGATGCGGGCCGCGACCGGTTGATGGCCATGCCGTCCGATATCGAGGACTGGCTTTCGGGCAACGGGCCGCTGCCGGAGTGGCCCGACTTGGAGATGCTGGTTCCGGCAAAAGAGTATCCCGGTCGCCATGGCGCGATCCTGCTGCCGTGGAGAGCGGCGGTGGACGCGCTAGGCAAGGCTGGCGACGCCCGCTAA
- a CDS encoding CvpA family protein: MTGFDFIVLLIVGVAAVGGFMRGFMQEVLSLAAWVLAAFAIRFLHTPLTLAMQDFLGQGIATSVLAFALLLLIPYAAMKVIANNVGKASRGSVLGPIDRVLGFGFGALKGVVIVVIAFSLLVLGYDSVWDYRGRPAWITTARSYELVDGGSRTLVEVLAERRARLLGEERAAEEVTEE; this comes from the coding sequence ATGACGGGTTTTGACTTCATCGTTCTCCTGATCGTGGGAGTGGCCGCAGTGGGCGGCTTCATGCGTGGTTTCATGCAGGAAGTCCTGTCGCTCGCCGCCTGGGTCCTTGCCGCATTTGCGATCCGTTTCCTGCACACGCCGCTGACGCTCGCCATGCAGGACTTCCTGGGGCAGGGGATTGCGACCTCGGTCCTCGCCTTCGCACTGCTGCTGCTGATCCCCTATGCCGCGATGAAGGTCATCGCCAACAACGTCGGCAAGGCCTCGCGCGGTTCCGTCCTCGGCCCGATCGACCGCGTGCTCGGCTTCGGTTTCGGCGCGCTGAAGGGCGTGGTTATCGTCGTCATCGCCTTCTCGCTGCTGGTGCTCGGCTATGATAGCGTGTGGGATTATCGCGGCCGTCCGGCATGGATCACGACCGCGCGCAGCTATGAACTGGTCGACGGCGGCTCGCGTACGCTCGTCGAAGTACTCGCCGAACGCCGCGCCCGCCTGCTCGGCGAAGAACGGGCCGCGGAAGAGGTCACGGAAGAGTGA
- a CDS encoding copper chaperone PCu(A)C, which translates to MMKPVFAAMMLAGTSLGLAACGGAETEAPAATDDAAGLEIANARMVLPAVAGNPAAIYFDLKNNGERGVAVRKAEVAGAGKTEVHGTMEWDGKMEMSETGPQAVQPGETLKFEPGGLHVMVFDLSPDLVSGSETAMTLTVAGGKAATFNVPIQEAGDDR; encoded by the coding sequence ATGATGAAACCCGTTTTTGCCGCCATGATGCTCGCCGGGACCAGCCTGGGCCTCGCCGCCTGCGGTGGTGCAGAGACCGAAGCGCCCGCCGCAACCGATGATGCCGCCGGCCTCGAAATCGCCAATGCACGCATGGTCCTGCCTGCTGTCGCCGGCAATCCTGCCGCGATCTATTTCGACCTCAAGAACAATGGCGAGCGCGGCGTGGCCGTGCGCAAGGCCGAAGTCGCCGGTGCCGGCAAGACCGAAGTCCACGGCACGATGGAATGGGACGGCAAGATGGAAATGAGCGAGACGGGACCGCAGGCCGTGCAGCCCGGCGAAACGCTCAAGTTCGAACCCGGCGGCCTGCACGTCATGGTGTTCGATCTCTCGCCCGATCTCGTCTCGGGCAGTGAAACCGCGATGACCCTGACCGTCGCCGGCGGCAAGGCCGCGACCTTCAACGTTCCGATCCAGGAAGCCGGGGACGATCGCTGA